The genome window GATATCTATTTATTCTCTAGCTTTAGCCATGGTGAGTTGGCGTCTTCTGATTCGCTATGATCAAATTGCAATCCTAGGTTTTATGCCATGGTTGTTAGGGGTAATGGGCGCCTTAGCTTTTATGTTGGCTGACGGCCTGTTAGCAATTCGCCATTTCGCTCATGCTAAACCACCTTATGCTTTAGAATTGGGATCGTATTTTAGCGCCCAGTTATTTATTGCCGCGAGTACTTGGCAATTTTCTTTTTAACAAATTCGCACTTAGCCTAAAAAATCAACCGCACTATTAAGTCATTAAAAGTTTATAAGTTATTGACCTTCACTATTGTAAATAGGTAGATGCAAACTTAAGGACCACGTACTTAAAAATTACGGTCTGAAACGTTAGCCTTTTTTAGTTAGGGACACCCCCTAGTTAATAGCGTTTTTTAAAAAGGTTCAAACTATTTTTGCTAAGGAGCGAAGGATGATGCCGCAAAACATAATTGTTGCAGGTAAAAGTGGTGCGGGTAAGCAACCACGCATTGATGTCTTGCTTAACGAATATAAGTTAAAGCAACTCTCAACTGGCAATATTTTTCGTGAATATTTAGGGGCATACAAACAAATTCGCGATCAAGTTGACAAAACCAGTATACTTTTTCAAAACGGCAAATTTGCTTTAGATCAAGAAATTGGCACTGCGCTGCGTGAGTCCGCTGCCGCTGCTCAAGTAAAATTAGAAGCCGCGGTGCTTGGTTTTAAAGCAGCCCAATACGTAGATCGTGGCAAATTTGTTCCCGACAATATTACCAACGATTTATTAGCAGCAGCCTTTAATGCTGAAGGTGGTAAAGGCTTAGTGCTTGATGGATATCCACGCACCCCTGATCAGTCGGCCTTTTTAATCGATCTAGTTAAAAAAACCGGTACCAAAATTGACCTCGTTTTAATAGTCGATAATGAAGATGAGGCTATTGTTGCTAGAACCATAGGCCGTCGTATTTGCCCCAATAAAAGCTGCGGTAAAGTATTTCACTTAGAATTTAAACCACCAACACCAGATGGCAAATGTACAGTCTGTGGCACCGAAGTTATTTTGCGTTCAGATGACACTGAAGAAAAAATTCGCACTCGTCTTGAAGAATTTCAACAAAAGGCATTGCCTGCTATCGCAGTATTAACTAAAGCAGGTATACCCAGCGTGCATGTGCCTGGTAATCTGCCGGTGTTTACTGATGAAGCTGTACGTGAAAGCGTTATGAGTGCTATTAAACCTGTATTAGGTTAATATTGGCTGACGATTTTATTTAATCTTTTACATAAATCACCGTTATCCACAATCTAGCATCGTTCGGTTGCAAACGTATGACGCCAATCCCTACCCGTTCATAGCACAACCTTAAATCATCTGAATGAGTAACTATGTCTATGTTGGTGCCCATAAAAGAGTTCACACTTATACTATAACCAATTAATTGCTGTTTAATCTCTGTTACTATCTCTTCACCATCACGACCATTAGCAACAGCACTGCAATGTAAACGAGCTAAACGCGATAGCTCTTCATCAAAAGTTAAAGCATTAAGTCCAAGGCGTAAACGTTTTACATTGATGCGGCTAAGCGTACGTGTAGCTAACTCTTTACTATCACCTTCATCAGCTCGCCGTACCAATACGAGCACCGCCAATATCTGGGAATTCGCAGTGAGTTGTATTCCAATACCCATTGCATCAACATCAGGATCAAGCAAATTTGCCCGATGCGCAGGACTAGCTAACCATTGTTGCAAAACCTCTTCAACACTATTAGCTCTAGCTAAATTCTCAAGCGCACGTGAAACCAATATTTGGCGTTGCGCCAATCGCTGCGCTAAATCCCCATAATGAGGTGATACGTGAGCAAAAAAATTATGAGTTTTCATATCAACTGCATGTGCATTAGCCACTTCATCAAGAGAAATATTTGCTGCAGGCAATACCACTCCTACAGCTTCACGGCTACCCAATATTAAAGCCAATAATTGCGCTTTGCGTTCTTGTATAGAAAACTTTTGATTATCTTTATATTCATTAACAACGCGATGAATTTTTTTTGCATCAATATTTTGTTCTATTCCTATAAGAAACTGCGAAGCAATTTCGGGACCAAGAGCACGATCAATAAGGATCTGCACATTGAGTATCCCTTTTTGATAACCAGCATGAATTGTAGTTGCAAATTGCCGCTTAGTTAAAGTTAACTTACGTCGTTGTACGGTTCCATCAGGCAAACCTAAAGCGATAATAATTTTAGTATAACTATCACTGGCAGCTACAACAACTCTTCCAGCTAGATTAATTTGTTGTCCTCTTTTCACTACTGCTGGCATAGGTAACAATCGTACCATCCGCTTTGCTACTAAAATCATAACTATACGTTCATTGCCTGAAACAATTGCACCTACACCGAAACATGTAGGTGATAATGATGCAAACCGAGATTTTAATTCATCAGCAATTATTTGATCGACATTATGCGATAATGGTGTTCGCAATGCTATCGCCGCTAAACCAGCATCGGTGAATCCTAAATGATAACTTTTGATTTTTAGCGCTTCTAAATCAATTCGTTCTTGTGGGTTTCTTGGTACATCATTTAATGCGCTTTGCGCTACTAATGATAAACGCGCGTCATAACTTAACGACAAATCACGCGTTTTGCCCCAATTTTTAATTATTTGTGAAATTCGCTTTTCAAATGGTCGCAGCTTTGGTGGTGGTACCCAGCGCTCATAACTTAATAAAGTAGAATGGTGACACTCGCTACTATCACTTTGCTCACAAGGTTTAGCCAAGTTGCCAGCAAATATCGTCCCAACTATCAACAATAATTCATACAACGCTGGCACTTGATTATCTCGTTTTTACTAATGATATGTTTCACGTACTTCTATTGCACCTAAATCTAATTTATTAAGTTCGGTTTTAAAGGTGTTGTAATCACCAACTATTACTAATGACAAGTTATCTATAGCTAAATGCTCTTTGGCAGCAGATTGTACTGCATTTAGATCTATCTCATTAATCATCTTAGACAAATCATTATAATAAGTAAGTTTAAAATCATAAAGATATATATTCCTAATCATACTTGCTATCGAACTAACTGTTTGAAAACGCGCGGGCAGTGATAGGGTGATACCATTTTTAGCATGCTTTAATTCATCAACAGTAATACCATTTTCTTTTATTCGTTTAATTTCAGTATAAAACTCGCGCAATGCTGGTATTGTAACATCTGTACGTACACCAGCAGCTGCTAAAAAAATACCAGTATAGCGCATTGAATCGAAATATGAATAAGCTCCATAGGTATAACCTTTATCTTCACGCAAATTCATATTTAGCCTACTGTTAAACATTCCACCTAAAACTGAATTCATTAATACTGTTGGTAAATAATCACCACTATTACGTGCAATACCAAGCTGCCCTAACATGATGAATGAAAGTTGCGCCTTGGGACGATTAAGAATGACAACTTTTGCAGGTTTTAAATTCGCATCACTTATTTGTTGCTTAGCAGAAGGTTTGCCCTGCCATTCACTAAAATGCTTTGTTGCCTGATCAATAACCTGTTGCGTTGTAATATCACCAATAACAATTAATGCGGCATTTGCAGCATGAAGATTCTCATTAACATATGCAATAATATCACTATGCTTAATCGCTTCTGCGTCTTTTTTATTACCTAATACTGTGTGAGCATAGGGATGTTCGGCGAATACTGCTTTGCGTAGCACTCTCATCGCAAGTGTCTCTGGATCATCAAGTTCTTTAGCTATGCTGGCAATACGTTTTTTGCGAACGCGTTGTAATTCTTCATCTGAAAAAGTTGAGTTAGTAATGGCATCCGCTAATATAGCTAATACTTTGATCCAGTAATTTTTTAAAGCTAATGATGAAATATGAATATCATCTTCATTTACTTGAACGTTTAGATGAGTTCCATATGTTTCAATTTCACTAGCCAACTCTTTGGCGCTACGGGTTTTAGTGCCAGAGAGCAACATCTCACCAACAAAACCAGCAACGCCACTAAGCTGTTGCGGATCAGATGCTGATCCTGATTTAAATACCACATTAATGCTAACCAATGGCAAATCATGCTTGGGCACCACAAAAATCAAGAGACCATTATCTAACCGATAACGTATGGCTACTGGTGGAGTAATTTGTGGTTCTGCTTTTGCAACTGGTGGTTGCGCACGAAAATCAGAAGATTCATTTTCTAAAGTAGATGTATTGGTATTTACCGCAACAACTTTTTTATTTTGCCATGAACAAGCTGAAGTTACTAAAACACAAGAAATAATTAATATTCGCCGAATCATTTAGGCACCGTAATTACTACCGCACGTGCGGTGGAATTTAAAACTTCTTTAGCAACGTTTAAAACCGAGCTAGGAGTAATGCGTTGATAGCGTGCTAAATCTTCATTAAAATAATCAGGTTTGTTAATATATTGATTATAACGATTCAATGTATCAGCTTTACCATTTAAATCACCAATCTTTTGCAGATAGGCCACCATTTCAGTAACCAGTTGATTACGAGCCCGTTCAATCTCTTGCGCCGATGCTGGGGTACTCCGTATTTCGTCGATTACTTTTTGTATTTCGGCTTCAAGCCTTTTTATATCTACACCCGGGCGCCCAATAACTTCTATTCTAAAAATCGATGTTAGGTAATTTGAGGCTTGACCCACTGATACCTCTTGAGCCAATTGCAGTTCATAAACTAGTTTTTGATAAAGACGACTTGCGTGGCCATTGCCTAAAATAAAAGCTATAATATCACAGTCAGCGTCACCATCTTGATATGCTGCTGGGGAAAGCCAGGCGTAAGCAACTCTGGGTAATTGCACCGGCTCTTTAATAATTACGCGTTCTTCATTTTTAAGTATTGGTGTTTCAATTTTACGAATAGTCGGGGTTTGGCGTTGCGGCAGTGTGGCAAAATACTTAGCCACTAATGCTTTGGTCTTAGCAATATCAATATCACCTACGATTGCTAAAGTTGCGTTGGCCGGAGCATAATAACGCGTATAAAAATCACGTACATCATCAATTGTAGCGGCCGCTATGTCCACCATCGAGCCGATTACATTGCCATAATATGGATGATCTGGGGGAAATAATAATTGCACCAAACGCTCATCACTAATGCCATAGGGATAATTATCAACTGTTTGACGACGTTCATTCATTACTACGTCACGCTGATTATCAAATTTTTTCTGGGTTAGTGCGTCGAGCAAAAAACCCATGCGGTCGCTCTCTAACCAAAGAGCTAAAGCCAACTGATTACTAGGTACGGTTTCAAAATAATTAGTGCGATCAAAACTTGTAGTACCATTTACCTCGCTTGCGCCTGCAGCATCCAGCAGTCGCAAATGCTGGTCATCGCCAACATTCTTTGAGCCTTGAAACATTAAATGCTCAAATAGATGCGCAAAGCCTGTACGTCCTAACTCTTCATTAACTGCGCCGGTATGATACCAAATGTTAACCGCCACAATAGGCAAAGAGTGATCCTCACTAAGAATCACCTCAAGACCATTTTCAGTTAAAACATACTTCTCGTAAGAAATTTTTATTTGTGGCGGTGGTACATCATTAGGTGTCGAAACAGAAAAAACAAGTAATGCAAGTAACGGTGTTAAATCCATAATTTAAATCGCAATCATATGTTGATTTTTTTTGCTGGTGCCCGGGAGAGGATTTGAACCTCCACGATGTTGCCACCGCTAGGACCTGAACCTAGTGCGTCTGCCAATTCCGCCACCCGGGCAAGTTTAAGAGTCGTATATAAGTGACGACCACCGCAACGGTCAACCCATTGCACTATGGCGTGTCTTCCTAACGCTGATCGTAAAATTAGCCAATAATATCACAACTTAAAGTGAGCAACTAATGACACCCCCTATTACTTACCAATTTTAATTGGCAGTGATACAGGGCAATTAGCGCCATTACTAGCCGGAAACTTAATAGTGTTAAATACCTTGATTAGGCAGTTGTTTAATGGACCAACGCGATAGTGTCGATCCTTAAGGGCAAAATCGGTAACTTTGCCACTAGTCTGCACAATGAATTCTAATTCTAAAGTCGAAGGCATTTGTCCTTGCGTATCACGGCTGCGTTCATCCTCAACACAAACATTTATTTTAGCTAAATTTTTCTTGAGAGTACCCAGAATTGCCCCTTGTGACAACATACATTGTTGTACCATTTCTTCAGGTTCGTTAGCTCTGTTGGTTATGCCGAAAGTACCTGTTTTTCGGTTTGGGTTTTTCTTTCTGCCGGTATGCTTGCTAATTTTAACCGTATCTTCAGAACCCAAAGAAACTAAAGCCACTAGCCCCATATCAGGTAAAGCCTCAGCTTTTTTTCGTTTTGCTTCTAATTCAGCTTGCTTGGCCTTAGCTACGCGCATGGCTTCAGCGCGATTTTGTGCTAGCTCAACCCAAACAAAATAGCCTGCAACACTCAACAAAGCGATCGCCGGAAAAGCAAATATTAGCATCAAACGACGCATCTTTGCAGCAGCGCGTTTATGTACTTGCTTCTTAGCTTCAGTAATATGTTGAGCAAAGGCTGCAACTTGCGAAATAGGATGAAATTCACCGCCTTCACGGGCGACAAACGTTCTTAGGCCTATTTCGCCATTAATTAGCTTTTGTGCTATTACCTGCATTGGTAGTGGGCCACGGGTTTCACCCCCTACCTGGTATAACCACTCACCTTCGCTCTTTTTTGAAATCTCGACTCCGAGACCACTCCAAATATCTGGCATCTGTTTTAATCCCTAGATGATATATTTATCTTACAACAGTCGGGCGGGAAAATCACAAGATCCGATTTATTAAAAAATGCACTACTTGAAAACGGTGGCCATTTATACTTGTATCGACCACCGTCTAATTGCCAAAAACTGCCAAAAAATTCTATTCAAGGGGGGGGCCCTAATCCAAATCCTCCCAAAGCGAATCCATATCGTCATCGCTATCATTATGAAACATGTCATCAACAATCTCATCAACTGGTGATGTTAGTGGGCCTGAACGATGACGTAGTACTTCATCACGAAAGTCATTGAACGATTCAAAAGAGGTTCTTTTGCGCATCTATACTCTCCAATAAGTTAGAGTGAAATAAGTTTTTTTTAAGTACTACAAGATCGCAATTATCTCGGCTTTGCTAATAGTGCAAAAAAATGGCGCAAAATCCGTAAGATATATTTTGTCGCACTGCATCTAGCTAAATAAAGATTAATGATGCTAAACGCCCGCCTATGATTTATTTATTAATAGTTTCAGTGTTGTGGAGTATGTCTTTTGGGCTTATAAAATCGCAAGTTTCCGGTTTAGACCCTTTTGTAGTGTCTGCAATTCGCTTAGGTTTTTCTGCGTTAATTTTTGCTCCGTTTTTACGTCATTTTAAAGCCAAATTGGTATTTGAATTAATAATCATTGGTTTAATTCAATTTGGCCTAATGTATTGCGCCTATATAGCCAGTTATAAAATCTTAGCTGGGCATCAAATTGCACTGCTTACAACGACTACTCCGATTTTCGTGGCGTTAATTGCACTTGCCATTGCTAAACGTTGGCATTTTGCACCAATTTTGGCTGCATTTATTGCAGTTATCGGTGCCATTGTAATTGTTTATAATCCTGCCATGCTCAAGCCGACGTTAATGGGCTTAGTGCTGGTACAGCTTTCTAATATCTGTTTTGCCGCCGGCCAGATATGGTATCGCAATGCGCGCAAACGTCATGGCCTCACTAACGATATCAGCGCTTTTGGTTGGTTATACATTGGCGCTTTAATCGCTCCAATAGCCTTCTTGCTGCTAAACAGTACAAACCCCGTTTTACCACATACCGGTGCACAATGGGCAAGTCTTGCTTATCTTGGTTTGATTCCCTCTGCTTTAGGCTTCTACCTGTGGAATAAAGGAGTTACCCAAGTAAGCTCTGGCACCGCGGCGACAATGAATAACCTAAAAATACCTGGTGCGGTAATATTGGCTTGGCTGATATTTAATGAAACAATCAATTTACCACGCGTAATAATAAGCATTGTTTTAATGGCTGCTGCCCTATGGCTTGCGCATGAGCCACAAAAAAATAAACAAGCAGCGTTAAAATATAATGCAGGTTAATTAATGAATGTGGTGTCGCATAGACGCACAATCTTATTGCGCATCCTGCCAACATTTTCTTTATTTTTAGCCTTAGTGCTTTTGCATTTGTGCGTGCTTAAAGATCTAAACCTATCTTTCAGCGAAGCTTGGGCCTCAGGTTTTGCTGCAGGTATAGCCTGCGATTTAATGGCAGCAATACTGCCTTTGGTTCTAGCTAAACTTGTTATATTAATTATAGGCCGCGGTGAACGTCTGGCGGCTATTATCTCAACCTTTTTTGTTTGGCTTGCAACATTAGCTGGTGCTTTATATTTCAGTTTTTTTCAAATGCCCCTTGATTGGTGGATAGTACGCCAACATTGGTCAGATTTATCTGATGTTTCCGGCTCAATTCCAGCATTAATTACTAGCCCATTACATATTATCAGTATATTATTAATGTTGTTGGCCATAGTAACAATTGCTATTTCGCCACCTCGACAAACGAACTCGCGTCTTAAAACTCTACGGCAGCTATTAATAGCTTTAGCCATAAGTGCGCTTTTATGGGAAGCGCCCCCGCTGATGTCGATCAATGACGGCTCGCCACTAGTTAAAGATCACATACTGCGGTTCTGGGCGATGCAAAACTTTCGCAAAGGTTTGTATCAGGGCATCGGCATGAGCTGGACTGCGCAACTTGAAAAAGCTCGCGCCAACCAAAACCATCAGGCTCCAACAAATGGTCTTCTAGCCTACCGCAATTTCATCGATGACCCTTTGCTAGCTAATATCCTTAAACAAAATCAACACCAAATTGCTCCTTGGTACGATGCTGCTGATTATCCCCGTCCATCGACCGACTACTATCCATTGTTATATAAAACCACTCCTTCTATTAATAACACCCAGGTATGGCGCAAACAGCTCGGCCTTCCGGTTGATGGCCCTATTCATGTCATCGTATTATTTGTTGAAAGTTTTCGTGGCTTTGAATTTGATCATCCACAAATTGGCCAGCTTATATTTAAACGATTAATTCCTTTGTTAAAACGACACGCCATTCGCTTTAAACAAGCTTACAGTTCAAGTCAGCATACCGGGCAAACCGTGCGCGGTTTCTATAGTACCTTGTGTTCAATGCTGCCTAATATGACCGGGCCTGCAGAATATTTGGCGTTTACCACTTTAAGAGTTAAATGCTTACAACAAGTTTTAAAAAATGCGGGGTATCTCACTACCTATATGAATTCTTACCGCGCAACTTTTCATCAAACTCGTTTGTTTGAAAATCTGCATGGCGTCGATGAATTTTACGATGAACCCTACTATTTCTCCCAGGGTATTACTCAACGTATTGGCGATTGGGGTTTGGCTGACGGACCATTTTTGCAAAGTTCCCTTAAGCTTATGCAGCAACTTGCACAGTCAAATAAACCAATATTTGTAAACGCTTCAACCCTAAGTACCCATCACAAATATTCTGTAATACCTGAAGGGCCATTGCCTGATGAGTTAATTATGGCCACCGAAAATCATCAAAGTTATCGTGGCTTTCTTTCGCGTTTTCGTTATGCTGATTACGCTATCGCTGATTTTATTGAGGCTTTATGGCGTAGTCCTATCGGCGAGCGCACTTTGTTAGTTATGTTAGGCGATCATAGTGTACCTATATTACCATATATTGAACTAACAAATATTCAGCGTCATGAAATTCAATACCGTATCACTATGGCAATGCTAACCAAACATATGAAGCGACCACAAGTTCGTAATCACATAGCACACCAAATAGATATCACTCCTACCATTGCTGCTATTATTGGAGTAAATGACACCGTTGCTTGGCTAGGCAAAAATCTACTCGTGGGTGATGGCAGCCCATGGGTATATATGAGCGCGAGTGGTGATTTGACCTATCGTACAGATAGTCACTATTGTTCATACAAACCAAATCAAGCTATGCATTGTTTTAACACCCAACAATACGATCCCTTATTTGATCCAATATTGCCAAAAGCTGCTGCAATTCCCCAAGAAGCTGAGTTATTTATTAATGCTGTGAAAGCGAATTTATGGAGCACCGCTAATAATCGAATAATGCCTTAAACCATTTTTATAAGGTTTTATAAAAATGACTGCACCATTTTTACGCCCACGTCGACTTAGAGAAAATACCATTCTGCGTAACGCAATTACTGAGACTTACATAAGACCTGAACACTTAATATATCCCATGTTTGTTGGTGATATTGATACACCCTATGAAATAAAAGGTATGCCAGGGATAACAAAATACCCAATAAATGAGCTAGTAAATGAAATTGAGAAATTAGTTTCATGTGGACTTAAGTCATTTCTCATTTTTGGCACTCCTAATAACAAAGATGCTATCGCTTCTGCTGCTATTGAGCACCATGGCGTTGTTCCGAAAGCCCTGCGTGCTATTCGTAAAGCTATCGGTAATGCCGCCTTAATCGCTACAGACGTTTGTTTATGTTCATACACTGATAGTGGTCATTGTGGAATTATCAAAGATGGACGAGTAGATAACGACTCCTCGATTGATATCATCGCCCAAATGGCACTAACACATGCTCAAGCTGGCGCTGATCTAGTCGCACCTTCTGACATGATGGATGGTCGTGTTCGTTGCATTCGTGAATTACTTGACGCTAATAATTTTTCGCATACTCCCATCATGAGTTATGCCGTAAAATACGCTTCAAATCTGTATGGTCCCTTTCGTAATGCCGCCGATAGTACTCCAGCTTTTGGTGATCGTCGTGGCTATCAGCTCGATTATCATAATCGTCGCGATGCTATTCGCGAGGCTATACTTGATGAACAAGAAGGTGCTGATATTTTGATGGTCAAACCTGGCGTCACCTATCTTGATATTATTCGCGACCTCTATGAACACACCAATCTTCCTATCGCAGCATATCAAGTATCCGGTGAATATGCCATGATTCGTTATGCTGCAATTAATAACGCTATTGATGAACGTGGCGTAGTAAATGAAACGTGGACAGCGATGCGTCGTGCTGGGGCGCAATTAATTCTGAGCTATCACGCTGCCATAGCCATACAAGAAAATTGGCTACTCTGATCCGGCTGGCTGTGGTGCGCTGGCTGTGGTGTCGGCGGGCTGTGGTGCCGGCGGGCTGTGGTGCCAAACGTCGATATTTCTGGATAAAACTTGAAAACATTCTGAAAGCTATTTACAACAGTTAAAAATCCTCAGATTAAAACAAAACTAGTACAACTAATAAATAAAAGTTATATATTGTACTCCGCTTTTAATGCGATCTCATAATCTTTAAGCATCTGCCGCGCTACATCATTAGCAGCTTTTTTATTTGCTTCATACATTCCTTGACTATCAACCCACGCGCCATCAAAGTATCTTATCGGTATATTATTCTTAAGTATGTAGTAGGCTGTTAGCCTATAATCTTTATATTCAATTGATAACCTAAAATACACTGTTGGTGTAATTCTACCTTCTCTACGCAAAAAATATTCTGACTTACAAACTTTATTCTTATTGTCAAATTTTAAACCTGGGCCGCCATCAATATGTAATTTAGCAGTATGCAGAGCGCTATTAACCTCATCACAAAAATTCTTCATCGATAAATTTATTACACTATATAACTGCTCAATCTCTTTAACAGCGCTTTGCTCAATAAAAACATTAAGATTATTAATTTCATTTTCTATGCTATCAAAATCTTCTGAAGCAGAATTGATGCCATTCAGCATTTCTCGAAATTGATGAATGGTCTTAAATCGTAATTCAATATTGTATTGGAAACCTATGTGAAATATTCTACAAAGTTTTGACCATCTAGAATCAGCTAAAAGTTTTGAATATTTATTTTTATCTAATGCTTCATGCGGCATTTTATTATTTGCATTTAATAATAGCCTTGGATAACAACCAGTTACCAGATAAAATAAAATACCAACTAAATATGTGATATCTGTTCGTATATCACGATATTTTGGACCTGGTTTTAATTCTGGAAGTTCAAGAAACCTATTTCCTAAACCCTGTTGAGTTTCAGTGTCAAATATCTCATCATCATTACCATTTTTTTTATACGCAATCCCTAAATCTATAAGAAATATTTCAACATTATTATTGATACTACGCACCATTATATTTTCAGGTTTGATATCTCTATGAATAATTTCGTTAAGATGTAACGTATCAACAGCATCCAGCAACTGCATAACAATATTAAACGCAA of Deltaproteobacteria bacterium contains these proteins:
- a CDS encoding nucleoside monophosphate kinase; this translates as MMPQNIIVAGKSGAGKQPRIDVLLNEYKLKQLSTGNIFREYLGAYKQIRDQVDKTSILFQNGKFALDQEIGTALRESAAAAQVKLEAAVLGFKAAQYVDRGKFVPDNITNDLLAAAFNAEGGKGLVLDGYPRTPDQSAFLIDLVKKTGTKIDLVLIVDNEDEAIVARTIGRRICPNKSCGKVFHLEFKPPTPDGKCTVCGTEVILRSDDTEEKIRTRLEEFQQKALPAIAVLTKAGIPSVHVPGNLPVFTDEAVRESVMSAIKPVLG
- a CDS encoding CAP domain-containing protein, whose translation is MPALYELLLIVGTIFAGNLAKPCEQSDSSECHHSTLLSYERWVPPPKLRPFEKRISQIIKNWGKTRDLSLSYDARLSLVAQSALNDVPRNPQERIDLEALKIKSYHLGFTDAGLAAIALRTPLSHNVDQIIADELKSRFASLSPTCFGVGAIVSGNERIVMILVAKRMVRLLPMPAVVKRGQQINLAGRVVVAASDSYTKIIIALGLPDGTVQRRKLTLTKRQFATTIHAGYQKGILNVQILIDRALGPEIASQFLIGIEQNIDAKKIHRVVNEYKDNQKFSIQERKAQLLALILGSREAVGVVLPAANISLDEVANAHAVDMKTHNFFAHVSPHYGDLAQRLAQRQILVSRALENLARANSVEEVLQQWLASPAHRANLLDPDVDAMGIGIQLTANSQILAVLVLVRRADEGDSKELATRTLSRINVKRLRLGLNALTFDEELSRLARLHCSAVANGRDGEEIVTEIKQQLIGYSISVNSFMGTNIDIVTHSDDLRLCYERVGIGVIRLQPNDARLWITVIYVKD
- a CDS encoding insulinase family protein, with amino-acid sequence MIRRILIISCVLVTSACSWQNKKVVAVNTNTSTLENESSDFRAQPPVAKAEPQITPPVAIRYRLDNGLLIFVVPKHDLPLVSINVVFKSGSASDPQQLSGVAGFVGEMLLSGTKTRSAKELASEIETYGTHLNVQVNEDDIHISSLALKNYWIKVLAILADAITNSTFSDEELQRVRKKRIASIAKELDDPETLAMRVLRKAVFAEHPYAHTVLGNKKDAEAIKHSDIIAYVNENLHAANAALIVIGDITTQQVIDQATKHFSEWQGKPSAKQQISDANLKPAKVVILNRPKAQLSFIMLGQLGIARNSGDYLPTVLMNSVLGGMFNSRLNMNLREDKGYTYGAYSYFDSMRYTGIFLAAAGVRTDVTIPALREFYTEIKRIKENGITVDELKHAKNGITLSLPARFQTVSSIASMIRNIYLYDFKLTYYNDLSKMINEIDLNAVQSAAKEHLAIDNLSLVIVGDYNTFKTELNKLDLGAIEVRETYH
- a CDS encoding insulinase family protein gives rise to the protein MDLTPLLALLVFSVSTPNDVPPPQIKISYEKYVLTENGLEVILSEDHSLPIVAVNIWYHTGAVNEELGRTGFAHLFEHLMFQGSKNVGDDQHLRLLDAAGASEVNGTTSFDRTNYFETVPSNQLALALWLESDRMGFLLDALTQKKFDNQRDVVMNERRQTVDNYPYGISDERLVQLLFPPDHPYYGNVIGSMVDIAAATIDDVRDFYTRYYAPANATLAIVGDIDIAKTKALVAKYFATLPQRQTPTIRKIETPILKNEERVIIKEPVQLPRVAYAWLSPAAYQDGDADCDIIAFILGNGHASRLYQKLVYELQLAQEVSVGQASNYLTSIFRIEVIGRPGVDIKRLEAEIQKVIDEIRSTPASAQEIERARNQLVTEMVAYLQKIGDLNGKADTLNRYNQYINKPDYFNEDLARYQRITPSSVLNVAKEVLNSTARAVVITVPK
- a CDS encoding DUF4339 domain-containing protein; amino-acid sequence: MPDIWSGLGVEISKKSEGEWLYQVGGETRGPLPMQVIAQKLINGEIGLRTFVAREGGEFHPISQVAAFAQHITEAKKQVHKRAAAKMRRLMLIFAFPAIALLSVAGYFVWVELAQNRAEAMRVAKAKQAELEAKRKKAEALPDMGLVALVSLGSEDTVKISKHTGRKKNPNRKTGTFGITNRANEPEEMVQQCMLSQGAILGTLKKNLAKINVCVEDERSRDTQGQMPSTLELEFIVQTSGKVTDFALKDRHYRVGPLNNCLIKVFNTIKFPASNGANCPVSLPIKIGK
- a CDS encoding EamA family transporter, whose amino-acid sequence is MIYLLIVSVLWSMSFGLIKSQVSGLDPFVVSAIRLGFSALIFAPFLRHFKAKLVFELIIIGLIQFGLMYCAYIASYKILAGHQIALLTTTTPIFVALIALAIAKRWHFAPILAAFIAVIGAIVIVYNPAMLKPTLMGLVLVQLSNICFAAGQIWYRNARKRHGLTNDISAFGWLYIGALIAPIAFLLLNSTNPVLPHTGAQWASLAYLGLIPSALGFYLWNKGVTQVSSGTAATMNNLKIPGAVILAWLIFNETINLPRVIISIVLMAAALWLAHEPQKNKQAALKYNAG
- a CDS encoding LTA synthase family protein is translated as MLKDLNLSFSEAWASGFAAGIACDLMAAILPLVLAKLVILIIGRGERLAAIISTFFVWLATLAGALYFSFFQMPLDWWIVRQHWSDLSDVSGSIPALITSPLHIISILLMLLAIVTIAISPPRQTNSRLKTLRQLLIALAISALLWEAPPLMSINDGSPLVKDHILRFWAMQNFRKGLYQGIGMSWTAQLEKARANQNHQAPTNGLLAYRNFIDDPLLANILKQNQHQIAPWYDAADYPRPSTDYYPLLYKTTPSINNTQVWRKQLGLPVDGPIHVIVLFVESFRGFEFDHPQIGQLIFKRLIPLLKRHAIRFKQAYSSSQHTGQTVRGFYSTLCSMLPNMTGPAEYLAFTTLRVKCLQQVLKNAGYLTTYMNSYRATFHQTRLFENLHGVDEFYDEPYYFSQGITQRIGDWGLADGPFLQSSLKLMQQLAQSNKPIFVNASTLSTHHKYSVIPEGPLPDELIMATENHQSYRGFLSRFRYADYAIADFIEALWRSPIGERTLLVMLGDHSVPILPYIELTNIQRHEIQYRITMAMLTKHMKRPQVRNHIAHQIDITPTIAAIIGVNDTVAWLGKNLLVGDGSPWVYMSASGDLTYRTDSHYCSYKPNQAMHCFNTQQYDPLFDPILPKAAAIPQEAELFINAVKANLWSTANNRIMP